The genomic segment GGGTGACGACCGGGCGGCAGGCCAGCAGGCCCCCGCACGCGGCCACCCGGGCGGCGGCCGGGCCCACGTCCTGCCGGCCCCAGCGCAGCGCGTCACCGGGCAGGTCGACCGCGGCCCAGCCGTCCGAGGCCACCGTGAGCGCGAAAGGCCGGTCCGCGTGCTCCAGCTTCAGCCAGCGCGAGGTGCGGGTGCGCACCACCACCAGGTCGTACGGGATGACGTCGGGGTTGGTGACGGTGACCGAGGCCTGCACCTGGCCGCCCTCGACCAGCAGCTCCTCGTCGGCGGTGACCGACAGCTCGGGCGTCGAACGGGGCATCCGGCGCAGGTGGACGGCCGCGCCGATCGCGAACGGCGCGGCCAGCAGCACCAGGTCGACCCGGCCCAGCGCGACCCCGAGCACCAGCAACAGGCCGGTGAGCAGCACGGCACGGCCGAGCGCGCGGGTCGGGGCCCAGGCGGGGCCGTGACCCGAATCGCTCGACGTCGCCGGCGGCACGGCCCGGCGCAGCAGCGGCTCGGGAACCGTCACGTCGCGGTGTACCCCGTGGCGTAGGTGGGCAGGGCGCCGCTGGCCGGGGCCGGAGTATTTTGCAGCACCTCGTCGACCACGAAGGCCGGGTCGACGCGGCGCAGCCACATCTCGGGCCGCAGCGTGATGCGGTGGGCCAGGGCAGGCACGGCGACGTCCTTCACGTCCTCCGGCACCACGAAGTCACGACCTGCCATCGCGGCCCGCGCCCGGGCCAGCAGCAGCAGCGCCAGCGAGCCGCGCGGGGACGAACCGACCAGCACCGACGCGTGCTCGCGAGTGGCCGCGGCCAGCGACACGCAGTACCGGCCGATCGAGTCCTCGACGGTGATCGTCTCCAGCGCCGCCTGCATCGACTGGAGCGCGGCGGAATCGACCACCGGCTGCAGGAAAGCCTCCTCCTGCCGGCGCGACATGCGGCGCTGCAGCACCTCCCACTCCTCCTGGGCGGTCGGGTAACCGAACGACACGCGCAGCAGGAACCGGTCGAGCTGGGCCTCGGGCAGCGGGTAGGTGCCCTCGTACTCGATGGGGTTGGCCGTGGCCAGCACGTGGAAGGGCGGGTCGAGGCGGTAGGTGACACCCTCGACCGACACCTGCTTCTCCTGCATGGCTTCGAGCAGCGCGGCCTGGGTCTTCGGCGGCGTCCGGTTGATCTCGTCGGCCAGCAGCATGTTGGTGAAGACCGGGCCGGCCCGGAACGCGAAATCGCCCTTGCGCTGGTCGTACAGGAAGGAGCCGGTCACGTCGGCGGGCAGCAGGTCGGGCGTGAACTGCAGCCGGCGGAAGTCGAGGCCCAGCGCCTGCGCGAAACAGCGGGCGGTCAACGTCTTGCCGAGCCCGGGCAGATCCTCCAGCAGCACGTGCCCGCCGGCCAGGATCCCGGCCAGCACCAGCTCGAGCGAGTCGCGCTTGCCGACCACCACGCTGCCGACCGAGTCCAGGACAGCAGTGGCCAGCCTTCCCACCTCGTACGCAGGAAGGGGCTGCGCGCCTGTCTCCGTCACCACGGCACCTTTCTCACAGTCGTTCCAGGACGTCCACGTAGGACTCGAGGTCACGCGCCTTCGGCATGCGCCGGCCGCGGTCGTGCAGCGTCGCCCAGAGCGGATCGCCGAGCAGCTTACGGGCCCGCCGCGGGTCGGACGCCCGGGTGATCCCGTGCCGCAGCCGCAGGCGCTCGTCGGTGAGCTCGGCCAGCACCGGCAGAACGTTACGCGAATACAGGTCGTCGTCCGCGTTGGCCCGCTCGAGATTCTGCTCCCAGCGGCGCACCGCGGCCCGCAGCGAGTCGGTGCCGCTGCCACCGTCGGACGAGCCGCGCCGGTCGGAACGCTTGGGCCGCGGCGGCGGGCGCACCTCGGCCACCGCCAGCAGGATCAGCCGCAGCCCGGTCAGCGCGGACACCACGAAGACGATCGAGATGTCGAGGTCGGCCGAGCGCATGACGGCCACCACGACCGCGGAGGCCAGGGCGACCAGCAGCAGGTTGCGCAGCACCCAGCCCGTCCACGACCGCTTGCGCTCGGGGGCCGCCTCGTCGCCGCCCGCCGGCTCCTCGCGCTCGCCGAACAGGTCCTCCAGCCCGCCCGTGGTCACGCCGGCACCCCCGCGCCCAGATCGGCCCGCAGCCGCTCCAGCGCCGAACGGGCCTGGCGGCGCATCTGGTCGTCGACCGTGTGCGTCGCGTAGCGGGCCTGGCGGTAGACGTCGAGCAGCGCGGCCAGCACCTGCGCGTCGACCTGTTGCTCGCGCAGCAGGCGGCCGACCAGGTCGGTGGGGCTGTCACCGGGATGCCGGGGCGTGCCCGCGGCGGCGGCCGCCTGTTCCAGCCGCACCCAGCAGGCGATCACGGCACGGCGCGGGTCGCGGTCGGTGTCCGAGAGCTCCTCGAGGCCCGCATCGAGGGCGGCGACCAGTTCCTCCGCCGTACGGGGTTGGTCGCCCTGACGTTTCCGGTCGCGTTTGTTCTTGCCCGAACGGCGGCGGCGGTCACGCAGCAGCGAATAGATCAGCAGGCCGAGCACGATCGCGACGACCAGGCCGAGCACGATGACGGCGGCCGTGTTGATCCAATCGGGCAGGCCGCGGGCCGGCTCGGGCGGAGGCGGCGGGCTGGACTGCACACCCGACGGGACCGGGGTCGGCAGCAGCGGCGCCTCGGCGGTCGGCTCGTCCCGCACGATCTGCTCCAGGCGCGGCTCCGACCTGGTCGCGGCCAGCGCGGTGCCGAAGAGCAGCACGAGGACGGCGGCCAGGGGCCACCAGCGTCGCAGTGCCGCGAGGGTCATCGGTCCTTCTCTGTGCCCGTCAGATCTTTCGCTGTGCCCGTCAGATCTTTCGCTGTGCCCGTCAGATCTTCGCTGTGCCCGTCAGATCTTCGCTGGGCCCGTCAGATCTGAGCCAGCCGCTTCGCCTCGGTGAAGACGTCGTCGAGCATGGCCGGGGTGAGCTTACCGGTGAACGTGTTCTGCTGGCTGACGTGGAAGCACCCCAGCAGTTCCGGCACACCGGGCTGGCTGACCCGGGCCCCGTGACCGAACTTCGGGCGGGGCACCGGCGGCCTCGTGCCGTACACCGCAGTCATCGCGGGCCACCACGCCTGCCAGGCGAAAGCCCCGAGCGCGACGACCACCTTGAGGGTCGGGCGGATCAGTTCCAGCTCGCGGTGCAGCCAGGGCGCGCACGTGTCACGCTCCTCCGGCAGCGGTTTGTTGTCGGGCGGGGCGCAGCGGACGGCGGCGAAGATCCGCAGATGCCGCAGCGTCAAGCCGTCGTCGGCGGCGACACTGGTCGGCTGATTGACCAGGCCCGCCCGGTGCAGCGCGGCGAACAGCACATCACCCGAACGGTCGCCGGTGAAAATGCGGCCCGTACGGTTACCGCCGTGCGCGGCCGGGGCCAGGCCCAAAATGGCGATCTCGGGGTCGGCCACGCCGTAACCCGGGACCGGGCGGCCCCAGTAATGCTGATCGCGGAACGAGGCCCGCTTGGTGACGGCCACCTCCTCACGCCAGGCGACCAGGCGCGGGCAGGCGAAACAATCCGCGACCTCGGCGTCCAGCACGCTGAGTGAGGCCGCCCGGGCCGCGGTGGCTTGCACTTGCTGAGGCGTACGGGTGGGGCTCACACAGTTCTTTCTACGCCTTGGGCCGCAGACACAGGAGATAGCCCCGGTCGTCGCCGTTGGCGTAGACGTAGAACTCCTCCTTCTCCTGGAAGAACTTGTTGCAGGAGTCGCTCTGGGTGGAGCTCTCGCCGTCGACCCGCGCCACCACGGTGAACCGGGCCTCGGCGGCCGAACACTCGATCAGGGAAGCACCGGTCTTGGTGGTGCCCTCGTCGTCGACATCCTTGTCAGAAGCGATGCAGTCGCCGGCCTTGGCGTCACGGGCGCCGTCGCCGCCGAGGACGAGGCCGCTGATCGCGTAGACAGCGGCCGCCACGACCAGCCCGGCCACGATGGCCACGACCACCATGTTGCCCCGGCGGGACCGATCAGATGAGCTCACGCGGGAATCCTCTCGAGGGGCGGTCGCAGCCGCGACTTTAGCGACCGACCCCCGGGAGTTGCGACGTGCAGTCAGCCTTTCGGGCTGTCAGCCTTTCGGGCGCAGGCAAAGCACGTAACCGTCGCCCGCGGTGCTGCCATAGACGTAGAAACGCTCGTCACCGGAGAAGAACTTGTCGCACGCGGAGCTGGTCGGCGAACTCTCGCCCTCGATGCGGGCCACGACCGTGTATTCCGCATCCCGGAACGAGCAGTCGACGATCTCGGCCGAGGTGTCGGAGATGCCGGTGTCGGCGACCACGCCCGTGGCCGCGAGGCAGTCGCCGACCTGGGCGCCCTTGGCCGGATCAGCGGCGGCCGAAACGATCGCGCTCACACCGAAAACCCCGAGACCGACCAGCAGCACCCCGGCCAGCCCGACCGCCAGCAGCACGATCTTGAGCGTGCTCCGCTTCTTGGGCGCGGGCACACCCAACCCCTGATACGCGGGATAGCCCGGCTGGCCCGGCGGCGGAAAACCCTGTTGGCCTGGCTGCGGGTA from the Paractinoplanes abujensis genome contains:
- a CDS encoding AAA family ATPase; protein product: MTETGAQPLPAYEVGRLATAVLDSVGSVVVGKRDSLELVLAGILAGGHVLLEDLPGLGKTLTARCFAQALGLDFRRLQFTPDLLPADVTGSFLYDQRKGDFAFRAGPVFTNMLLADEINRTPPKTQAALLEAMQEKQVSVEGVTYRLDPPFHVLATANPIEYEGTYPLPEAQLDRFLLRVSFGYPTAQEEWEVLQRRMSRRQEEAFLQPVVDSAALQSMQAALETITVEDSIGRYCVSLAAATREHASVLVGSSPRGSLALLLLARARAAMAGRDFVVPEDVKDVAVPALAHRITLRPEMWLRRVDPAFVVDEVLQNTPAPASGALPTYATGYTAT
- a CDS encoding DUF4129 domain-containing protein — its product is MTLAALRRWWPLAAVLVLLFGTALAATRSEPRLEQIVRDEPTAEAPLLPTPVPSGVQSSPPPPPEPARGLPDWINTAAVIVLGLVVAIVLGLLIYSLLRDRRRRSGKNKRDRKRQGDQPRTAEELVAALDAGLEELSDTDRDPRRAVIACWVRLEQAAAAAGTPRHPGDSPTDLVGRLLREQQVDAQVLAALLDVYRQARYATHTVDDQMRRQARSALERLRADLGAGVPA
- a CDS encoding uracil-DNA glycosylase; translation: MQATAARAASLSVLDAEVADCFACPRLVAWREEVAVTKRASFRDQHYWGRPVPGYGVADPEIAILGLAPAAHGGNRTGRIFTGDRSGDVLFAALHRAGLVNQPTSVAADDGLTLRHLRIFAAVRCAPPDNKPLPEERDTCAPWLHRELELIRPTLKVVVALGAFAWQAWWPAMTAVYGTRPPVPRPKFGHGARVSQPGVPELLGCFHVSQQNTFTGKLTPAMLDDVFTEAKRLAQI
- a CDS encoding LppU/SCO3897 family protein; amino-acid sequence: MSSSDRSRRGNMVVVAIVAGLVVAAAVYAISGLVLGGDGARDAKAGDCIASDKDVDDEGTTKTGASLIECSAAEARFTVVARVDGESSTQSDSCNKFFQEKEEFYVYANGDDRGYLLCLRPKA